A genomic stretch from Aedes albopictus strain Foshan chromosome 2, AalbF5, whole genome shotgun sequence includes:
- the LOC115253756 gene encoding activating transcription factor of chaperone isoform X3: MNVYDQWLGEKLKIPQLSGVATGGYVSTPTAPSALVGIVPDLGPFPNQRQPVKVQNTEELLMEFDYVYENVELTHLTPPQTPPQEEQYHGAGEQPTYLTLPSQNNPAPVAAVAGGGQFYGYGGGVVLNQIPTVVEQLPQATAEPLQQVPGEYQLADSFGFQPVAEVEDIARNLELVEEIIRSRSKDLPDCNDDEDSCSSSEDGSVSSSSCPMSDASSSYCGSAYSRDQDDEWSPSGNYKKSSLGKVGGGVSKKRTRPYGRGIEDKKSRKKEQNKNAATRYRQKKKAEIEEILIVERQLKDKNDELKSKSADIGREIRYLKSLMREVCKAKGLLE; this comes from the coding sequence ATCAATGGCTTGGTGAAAAGTTGAAAATACCCCAACTGTCCGGCGTCGCCACCGGTGGCTATGTCTCAACGCCAACGGCCCCGTCGGCCCTTGTGGGTATCGTTCCCGACCTTGGCCCCTTCCCGAACCAGCGCCAACCGGTAAAGGTACAGAACACCGAGGAGCTGCTGATGGAATTCGACTACGTGTACGAAAACGTCGAGTTGACTCACCTAACACCGCCCCAGACGCCGCCCCAGGAGGAGCAGTACCATGGTGCTGGGGAGCAGCCCACGTATTTGACGCTGCCCTCGCAGAACAATCCGGCACCGGTGGCTGCTGTCGCCGGCGGTGGACAGTTCTACGGCTATGGCGGTGGAGTCGTCCTGAACCAGATCCCGACCGTTGTAGAACAACTCCCACAAGCGACGGCGGAGCCCCTCCAGCAGGTTCCCGGAGAGTACCAGCTAGCCGACAGCTTTGGCTTCCAACCGGTGGCCGAAGTGGAGGACATTGCCCGTAACTTGGAACTGGTGGAGGAAATCATCCGTTCCCGCTCGAAGGACCTCCCGGATTGCAACGATGACGAAGATTCCTGTTCGTCCTCGGAGGATGGCTCGGTGTCCAGCTCGTCATGCCCGATGAGCGATGCCAGCTCGTCCTACTGCGGTTCGGCGTACTCCCGAGACCAGGACGACGAGTGGAGCCCGAGTGGTAACTACAAGAAGAGTTCCCTCGGCAAGGTGGGAGGTGGCGTCTCCAAGAAGCGCACCCGTCCCTACGGACGCGGAATCGAGGACAAGAAATCGCGCAAGAAGGAACAGAACAAGAACGCCGCCACCCGGTACCGCCAGAAGAAGAAGGCCGAAATCGAAGAGATCCTTATTGTCGAACGTCAGTTGAAGGACAAGAATGACGAATTAAAAAGCAAATCTGCCGACATTGGGCGCGAGATCCGCTATCTCAAGAGCCTGATGCGCGAGGTTTGCAAGGCGAAAGGCTTGCTCGAATGA
- the LOC115253756 gene encoding activating transcription factor of chaperone isoform X2, protein MCDEEFVDLYQWLGEKLKIPQLSGVATGGYVSTPTAPSALVGIVPDLGPFPNQRQPVKVQNTEELLMEFDYVYENVELTHLTPPQTPPQEEQYHGAGEQPTYLTLPSQNNPAPVAAVAGGGQFYGYGGGVVLNQIPTVVEQLPQATAEPLQQVPGEYQLADSFGFQPVAEVEDIARNLELVEEIIRSRSKDLPDCNDDEDSCSSSEDGSVSSSSCPMSDASSSYCGSAYSRDQDDEWSPSGNYKKSSLGKVGGGVSKKRTRPYGRGIEDKKSRKKEQNKNAATRYRQKKKAEIEEILIVERQLKDKNDELKSKSADIGREIRYLKSLMREVCKAKGLLE, encoded by the coding sequence ATCAATGGCTTGGTGAAAAGTTGAAAATACCCCAACTGTCCGGCGTCGCCACCGGTGGCTATGTCTCAACGCCAACGGCCCCGTCGGCCCTTGTGGGTATCGTTCCCGACCTTGGCCCCTTCCCGAACCAGCGCCAACCGGTAAAGGTACAGAACACCGAGGAGCTGCTGATGGAATTCGACTACGTGTACGAAAACGTCGAGTTGACTCACCTAACACCGCCCCAGACGCCGCCCCAGGAGGAGCAGTACCATGGTGCTGGGGAGCAGCCCACGTATTTGACGCTGCCCTCGCAGAACAATCCGGCACCGGTGGCTGCTGTCGCCGGCGGTGGACAGTTCTACGGCTATGGCGGTGGAGTCGTCCTGAACCAGATCCCGACCGTTGTAGAACAACTCCCACAAGCGACGGCGGAGCCCCTCCAGCAGGTTCCCGGAGAGTACCAGCTAGCCGACAGCTTTGGCTTCCAACCGGTGGCCGAAGTGGAGGACATTGCCCGTAACTTGGAACTGGTGGAGGAAATCATCCGTTCCCGCTCGAAGGACCTCCCGGATTGCAACGATGACGAAGATTCCTGTTCGTCCTCGGAGGATGGCTCGGTGTCCAGCTCGTCATGCCCGATGAGCGATGCCAGCTCGTCCTACTGCGGTTCGGCGTACTCCCGAGACCAGGACGACGAGTGGAGCCCGAGTGGTAACTACAAGAAGAGTTCCCTCGGCAAGGTGGGAGGTGGCGTCTCCAAGAAGCGCACCCGTCCCTACGGACGCGGAATCGAGGACAAGAAATCGCGCAAGAAGGAACAGAACAAGAACGCCGCCACCCGGTACCGCCAGAAGAAGAAGGCCGAAATCGAAGAGATCCTTATTGTCGAACGTCAGTTGAAGGACAAGAATGACGAATTAAAAAGCAAATCTGCCGACATTGGGCGCGAGATCCGCTATCTCAAGAGCCTGATGCGCGAGGTTTGCAAGGCGAAAGGCTTGCTCGAATGA